Sequence from the Flavobacteriales bacterium genome:
CATACGTGCGGCAGGGTAATCCGATCATTGTCATGGACGAACGGTCATCCGAGATGACCAAGTACGCCGCCAATGCATTTCTGGCTACCAAGATATCTTTCATGAATGAGGTGGCCAATCTGTGCGAGAAAGTAGGTGCTGATGTGGACATGATCCGTATGGGTATCGGTGCCGATGAACGGATCGGTAAGAGATTTCTCTTTGCAGGCATCGGCTACGGAGGCAGTTGCTTTCCCAAGGATGTCATGGCATTGGAACGCACAGCCCGTGAAAACACATATGATTTTGGTATCCTCAGGGCAGTGATGGAACTGAACAGATCCCAACGCAAGCGGTTGATCGATAAGATGCGTGATTACTACGGTGGGAATCTGAGGGGCAAACAGATCGCCATTTGGGGCCTGGCCTTCAAACCGGATACCGACGACATCCGCGAGGCACCGGCATTGGAGATCATCACCGACCTGCTGGCAGAAGGTTGCACCATCTCCGCCTATGACCCGGAAGCCATGGAGAATGTGCAAAAGGTATTCGGGGATAAGGTGAGTTTTGCAGGCAATGCTTACGAAGCGCTTGACAATGCGGATGCCCTGGTCATCGCCACGGAATGGTCTGTGTTCAGAACGCCGGATTTTGAAGATATGGCCGGTCGCATGAAGGCCCGGGTTATTTTTGACGGAAGAAATCTTTACGACCTTGCCAAAATGGAAGGGTCGGGTTTTTATTATAACAGCATAGGCAGAAAAACGATTGTACCGGATGGCAAGTGAAAAAAGGAAAAAAAGAGTTCTGATAACAGGAGCAGCCGGCTTTATCGGTTCACACCTTTGTGATCGTTTTTTGGCGGATGGTTGTCATGTGATCGGCATGGATAACCTCCTGACCGGGAATATCCGAAATATTGAACACCTGTTCTCTGAGGAACATTTTGAGTTTTATCACCATGACGTCAGCAAGTTTGTTTTCGTTCCCGGTGAACTGGATTACATCCTGCACTTTGCTTCCCCCGCTTCCCCGATTGACTACCTTAAAATGCCCATCCAGACATTAAAGGTAGGTTCCCTCGGCACGCATAACTTACTGGGACTTGCAAAAGCCAAGAATGCCCGGATGCTCATCGCTTCTACCTCGGAAGTATATGGTGATCCGCAGGTGCACCCGCAAAACGAAGAATATTGGGGGCATGTGAATCCAATCGGTCCACGTGGCGTTTATGATGAAGCCAAGCGTTTTCAGG
This genomic interval carries:
- a CDS encoding UDP-glucose/GDP-mannose dehydrogenase family protein, whose product is MNVAVIGSGYVGLVTGTCLAETGNKVICVDIDEEKVKRMQNGSVPIYEPDLDVLFERNIRQNRLSFTTSLSEGIEKAKVIFLALPTPPGEDGSADLSYVLNVSAEIGKILKEYKVIVTKSTVPVGTSDKVKAVVSQHTSVPFDVVSNPEFLREGFAVDDFMKPDRVVVGTSSEKAATIMKDLYAPYVRQGNPIIVMDERSSEMTKYAANAFLATKISFMNEVANLCEKVGADVDMIRMGIGADERIGKRFLFAGIGYGGSCFPKDVMALERTARENTYDFGILRAVMELNRSQRKRLIDKMRDYYGGNLRGKQIAIWGLAFKPDTDDIREAPALEIITDLLAEGCTISAYDPEAMENVQKVFGDKVSFAGNAYEALDNADALVIATEWSVFRTPDFEDMAGRMKARVIFDGRNLYDLAKMEGSGFYYNSIGRKTIVPDGK